TTCCCACGACCAGTCCGGACCGTCGGCTCCGGGCGACTCGTCGGCACTCCAGCCGCCCGCGTCCTCGTCCAGCCGCGCGGGCCAGTCGGCCTCCACGCCCGACCGGGGCCCGGCCTCGTCCCACACCGCCGCAGTGTCCGGGGGATCGGCGTCGTCCACCGGGGCCGTCGCGCCGTCGCGCTCCTCGTCCGCCGGGGCGGCGGGCGGTGTCTCCGCGTCGTCGTCCTCCGCCCGCTCGAGAAAGGGGTTGTCGGCGAGCATCTGCTCGACTTCCTGCGTGACCTCGAGCGTGGACAGCTGCAGCAGCCGGATCGACTGCTGCAACTGGGGCGTCAACGTGAGATGCTGCGTGACGCGCAGCGCGAGTCCCGCCTTCATCGCCGCTACAGCCGGAAGTGTTCGCCCAGGTACACGCGCCGCACGTCAGCGTCGTCGACGATCTCGGCGGGGGTGCCGTGCGCGAGCACGCGGCCCTCGCTGATGATGACCGCCTGGTCACAGATGCCCAGCGTCTCGCGCACGTTGTGATCGGTGATGAGCACGCCGATGCCGCGGCCCTTGAGATAACCGATGATGCGCTGGATCTCGATGACCGCGATCGGGTCGATGCCCGCGAACGGCTCGTCCAGCAGAATGTAGCGCGGCTGCGCGGCGAGCGCGCGCGCGATCTCGACCCGCCGCCGCTCGCCGCCAGAGAGCGCTGGCGCCGGCGCGTCGCGCAGGTGGTCCACGTGCAGCTCGGCCAGCAGCGCATCGAGCCGTTCGCGCAGCACCGCTTCGGGCAGCGGGCGGCCGGCGGCGTCGCGCTGCAGCTCCAGCACGGCGCGCACGTTCTGCGCCACCGTCAGCTTGCGAAAAATCGACGCCTCCTGCGGCAGATACCCCAGCCCCAGCCGCGCGCGGCGGTGGATCGGCAGGTGCTCGGCGCGCTGTCCGTCGATCCACAGCCGGCCCGCGTCGGCGCGCACCAGACCGACGATCATGTAGAAGGAGGTCGTCTTGCCCGCGCCGTTGGGGCCGAGCAGCCCGACCACCTCGCCGCCGCGGACCTGCAGCGAGACGTCGTGCACGACAGTGCGTCGGCCGTAGCGCTTGTGCAGCCCCTCGGCGCGCAAGCAGGCGGCCGCGGCGGCGGCCGTCATGGCCGCCGCTCCAGCCGCTCGCTCGGGGCGAGCGCCGGCGGCGGGACATTGGCGGGGGATGGCTGGGTGGCCGCAGGGTCGGCGCCGCGCGGCGTCAGCGTCGCGCGCACGCGCCCTGTGCCCCCCTCGGCACCGGGCTGCCCGCGCGCGCCGTCGACGCTGAAGGTGTCGTCCCGGTTGTCGTACACGATGACGGCGCCGACCGTGCGATCGGCGAGCGCCGTGCCGCGGTAGCGGCGCAGCTCGGCCTGGCCGCGCAGCGTGACGCGATCGGCGCGCCCGTCGTATTCGATGCGCTCGGCCTCGCCCTCGATATATTCGTCCAGTCCCTCGCGCTTTTGCCGGTAGAACGCGCGCTCGGTGGCGCTGCCGGTGGCCACGCCGAACTGGTAGCCCTCTTCGTCCTGCCGCACCTCGACGCGCTGGGCGCGGATGCGGATCGTCCCCTTGGTGATGAGTACCCGTCCGGTGAAGACGCTGGTGCGCTGCGCGTCGTCGTAGCGCAGCGCGTCGGCTTCGACCTGCATGGGCGCGTCGCGGTCGGCGCGCTCGGCGTGGGCGGACACGACGGCACCCGCAGCAGCGAGCGCGGCGACGACGGCGAGGGCACGCCGCCAGGAGGGGGAACGATCGGCGGGCACGGAACTTGCTCTCCTAGGCGTGCGCCGATTGTGCCACGATTGCCCGCGGCCGCGCCGCCGCACCCCGCGGCGGGATTGCGTGGTGGGACGGCAAGCGCGGGCGGCGCGGCCGGGTCAGGCCTGGCGCGCGCGCGCGATCAGCGCGTCCGCGATGACCAGCGTGCGCGCCGCCTGGCCGGGCACCAGGTAGCGCCCGGCGATGCCCAGCGACGGGGTGGCGTCGACCTCATACGCGTCCTGCAGCTGCAGCGCGCGTTTGACCTTGCCACTGACCCCGAACGACTGGTAGGTCTGCGTGAACGCCTGCCGGTCCAGCCCCTGCTTTGCGGCCCAGTCCGCGACCACGTCCAGCGACGCGAAGCGCACCTTGTCCTCGTGCACGGCCTTGAACGCCTTCTCGTGCAAATCGTTTAGGCGGCCGAGTGCCTCCAGCGTGTAGTAGAGGCGCTGCATCGGCTCGAACGCGGCGTTGAAGCCCACCGGCACCCGGCGCACGATGACCTCCTTGGGCAGCTTGCGCATCCAGGCGGTCATCAGCGGCTCGAAGCGGTAACAGTGGATGCAGCTGTACGCAAAGAATTCCAGCACCTCGACCTGCCCCGGCCCGGCGTCCACCGGCACCGGTTTGGCCAGCCGCCGGTAGTCGCTGCCTTCGCGCAGCGCTTCCTGCGCGTGGAGAGGGGGGAGCGTGGCGGCGGCAGCGAGGCCGAGCAGGGAAGCGTGAAACTGGCGGCGTTGCATGGTAGAGGTTGTCAGGACAGGAAACAAAAACAACGGATGCTGCCTTCGAGCATACGGCCCGGGCAGCGGTTCCCGCTCAGCGCTGCACCCGCACGAGGGCGGTCTCGAACGCCTTGGCTTTGAGCCGTTCCTGCATCACCTCGGCCTCCACCCGGTTCGGGAAGGGACCCAGACGCACGCGGTGCACGCGCTGGCCGGCCTGCTCGCGTTCGCTGATTTTGGCCTCGAAGCCCTGCAGCGCAAGCCGTGCACGCAGCGCCTCGGCCTCCTCGGCGCTGCGAAACGCCCCCACCTGCACGTAGTACAGGAACGGGTCGGCCGCCGCGGCCGCGCTGGCCTCGCCCGCGGCGGGGGACGTGCCCCCGGCGCGCTGGCGGATCAGCTCGGCGATCGGGTCGCCGCCCGCCGCGCCGGGGGCGGCAGGGGTGGTGTCACGGCCCGCGGGTTTGCCGTCGCCCGCAGCTCCGTCGGCCGGACCCGTGCTCGCGCCTGCGCCGTCGGCCGGCGCCGTCGCGCCCTGCGCGGACGGCTTGGCCGACGACAGCCCGGCGTTGGGGTTCCAGCTCTTGAGGCGCTCGGCCTCCGTTTCCGGCTGCACCGGCTTGCGCTGCACGCCCCGGTCGACCAGCGGGATCGGCACCTTGGTCACGTACACCACGACGGCCAGCGCCGCGCCGATGCCGACCAGCAGGCCGACGATGAAGCCGAGCAGGGTACCGCCCCGCTGGGTGGGGCGGGGCGGGCGAGGAGCGAGTGGGCGGTCCATGGTGGTGGGAAGGGGCAGGGCGTTGGCGAAAAGGCTCACATCGATTCCGGTGCGCTCACCCCCAGCACGCGCAGCCCGCTGCGCAGCACCTGCGCGGTGGCCGCCACCAGCGCCAAGCGCGCACGGCGTGTCGCCTCGTCGTCGACCAGGATGCGCTCGGCGTCGTAGTAGCTGTGGTAGGCGGCCGCCAGCTCGCGCAGGTAGAACGTGATGTCGTGCGGGGCGAAGTCGGCGGCAGCAGCCGTCAATACCTCGGGGTAGCGCGCGAGCTGCAGCATCAGCGCCTGCGCGGCCGGCGTGTCCAGTGGTGCCAGGTCGACGTCGGCCAGCGTCGCCGGGTCGCCGCCCTGCGCGCGCCACTGCGCCAGCACCGAGCAGATGCGCGCGTGCGCGTACTGCACGTAGTACACCGGGTTGTCGTTGTTCTGCTGGATCGCCAGGTCGACGTCGAAGGTGTACTCGGTGTCGGGCTTGCGCGACAGCAGGAAGAAGCGCACCGCGTCCTTGCTCGTCCACTCGATGAGGTCGCGCAGCGTCACGTAGCTGCCCGCGCGCTTGGAGATCTTGACCTCCTGCCCGCCGCGTACCACGCGCACCATCGTGTGCAGCACGTAGTCCGGGTAGCCGGGCGGAATCCCCAGCCCGACCGCCTGCAGTCCGGCACGCACGCGCGCGATCGTGCCGTGGTGGTCCGTGCCCTGGATGTTGATGACCTTGGTGAAGCCGCGCTCCCACTTCGTGATGTGGTAGGCCACGTCCGGCACGAAGTAGGTGTAGCTGCCGTCGGACTTGCGCATCACGCGGTCCTTGTCGTCGCCGTACTCGGTGGTGCGCAGCCACAGCGCGCCGTCCTTTTCATACGTCTTGCCGGCGTCGATCAGGCGCTGTACGGTCTGGGCTACGCGGCCGCTGGTGTAGAGGCTCGACTCCAGGTAGTACTGGTCGAAGCGCACCGCGAAGGCCTTCAGGTCCAAATCCTGTTCGCGCCGCAGGTACGCGACCGCAAACTGCCGGATGCCGTCCCAGTCCTCGACGTCGCCGCTGGCGGTAAACGTCCGGTCGTCCGCCACCACCGTCTTGCGCGCGAGGAAATCGTCGGCGATGTCCTGGATATAGTCGCCGTTGTAGGCGTTTTCGGGCCAGCCGGGGTCGCCGGGCTTGAGCCCGCGCGCGCGCGCCTGCACCGAACGCGTCAGGTTGTCGATCTGCGCCCCGGCGTCGTTGTAATAGAACTCGCGGTGCACCTGCCAGCCCTGCGTCTCGAACAGGTTGCAGATCGCATCGCCCAGCGCCGCCTGACGCCCGTGTCCCACGTGCAGCGGGCCCGTCGGATTGGCGGAGACGAATTCCACCAAAACGCGCTGCCCGTTGGGGGGGCGGTACCCGTAGCGGTCGCCAGCGGCCAGGACCTCGCGCACCACCTGCTGCTTGGCGCGCGGCAGCAGCCGCAGGTTGATGAAGCCGGGGCCCGCGATCTCCAGCGCGCCCACCCACTGCTGGAACGCGGGCTGCACCTGCAGTCGCTCCACCAGCGTCTGCGCGATCGCGCGCGGGTTTTGCCCTAAAGGTTTGGCCAGTTGCAGCGCGGCGGTGATGGCCAGGTCGCCGTGCGCCGCGATCTTGGGCTGCTCGAACGCCGCGCGCGCGCCGGCGCCCGGGTGCAGCGCCTCCAGCTCGGCCGCCAGTGCGCCGAGCAGTTCGTTCTTGACGGTTTGCATGGGGCCCAATTGTAGGAGCCGGCCGGCGAGCGCCGTCCGCTGCCGTCCGAGGGACGCCGCGGTATTGCGCTGGCACGGTTTTGTCTTGAGTGCCCAGCCTATCTCTCAAGCGCAGAAGGCTGCGGGAGAGACGAAACTGCTTCGTGCCGGATCAGTAGCGCCGCGCGCCGCGCTGCGCCGCCAGCACGCACAACAGGTCGCACGCCACGTGCGCTGCGGCCAGCGCCGTGATCTCCGCGTGGTCGTACGGCGGCGAGACCTCGACCACGTCCATCCCGACCAGGTTCACCGGCACCAGCCCGCGCACGAGGTGCAGCGCCTGCGCGCTGCTCAGGCCCCCGGCCACCGGCGTACCGGTCCCGGGGGCGTGCGCCGGGTCCAGGCAGTCGATGTCGAACGTCAGGTACGCCGGGCGGTCCCCGACGATGGCCAGCACCTGCTGCAGCGCCCAGTCGACCCCGCGCGCGTGCACGGTGGGCGCATCGAGCACGTGCAGTCCCATGAAATCGTCGTTCCACGTGCGGATGCCGATTTGCACCGAGTGCGCCGGGTCGATCAGCCCCTCGCGCACCGCCTTGTAAAACATCGTGCCGTGGTTGAGCGAGTCCGGGTTGTCGTCGGGCCAGGTGTCGCAGTGCGCATCGAAATGGATCAGCGCCAGCGGCGCGCCGTAGCGCTCCGCGTGCGCCTGCAGCAGCGGGTAGGTGATGTAGTGGTCGCCACCGAAGGTGAGCATGCGCGCGCCGCTGGCCAGGATGCGCCGCGCGTGGTCGCGGATGGCGCCAGGCACGGTGTGCGGGTTATGCGGGTCGAGCCAGCAGTCCCCCGCGTCCACCACCGCGAGCGTGTCGAACGGGTCGAACCCCCACGGGAAGGGCTTCAGTTCGGCGAGCTGGACGCTGGCGGCGCGGATCGCAGCCGGGCCCAGGCGCGCCCCGGGCCGAAACGTCGTGGCGATATCCAGCGGCACACCGCTGACCACCACGTCCGCGCCCGAGAGGTCGCGCGTGTAGGTGCGGCGCATGAAGCTCAGCACGCCGGCGTAAGTCATCTCCGGCCAGGTGCCGTGCAGCGTGGGGCGGCGAATCGCGCTGTCGCCCGCCGGCGGCGCGTCGGGAATCGTCGGGTTCATGGCCCGGATTGTGGCAGGGGTGCGCGCTGCCGCGGCGATGCCGCGCTCACGTCCGCGTCGGCGACCAGGCGTGGGCGCGCAAATCGTCCAGCGAGACGTAGGCCAGTGCCCGTTCGTGGCAGCTCTCCAGGATGACCGGTGGCGCGACGCCGGCGTCGAGCGCCTCCTTCCAGCGCAGCGCGCACAGGCACCAGCGATCGCCGGGTTTGAGCCCCGGGAAACGCCATTCCGGGCGCGGCGTGACGAGGTCGTTGCCGCGCTGCAGCGAAAACGCCAGGAATTCCGCCGTCACCTTGGCGCAGATGACGTGCGAGCCGACGTCGTGTGCCGCGGTGTGGCAGCAGCCGTCGCGGAAGTAGCCGGTCAACGGGTCGTACGAGCAGGCCCGCAAGGGGCCGCCCAGCACATTGCGGGCGGTGGTCATGGTCGATTCGATGGAGGCGGGAGGGTCACGGATTCGGCAACCGCCGTTGCGGTCGCGGCAGCGGGTTTCTCGACGGCCGTCACGGCCGAGTCGTTCGCACGCCGCGCTTGCAGCCAGCGGTTCAGCGGGGGCAGATCGGCCCCGATCACGCGCTCGCGCAGCCACGGCCACCCGTCGGCGAACGCCACACGCGAGCCGACCCGGGTGGCGGGCGGCGCGTCACCGGCGGCGGTCAGTGGGCCGATGTCGAAATCGAACACGTACGCGGGCTCCTGTCCCATGCGCAGGTCGGTCAGGTGCAGCCGTCCCTCGAGCGCGCGCAGGCGGTAGAGCCCGTCGGAAAAGCGCGCGATGCGCTGTACCTGCGGGTGATCGGCGTATTGCGCCAGCAGCGCACCGCCTCGGTCGTGGCGTTCGAAGCGGATCGGCCGCCCGCCGTCGAGCAGGCCGACGTAGCCCTCGTGGTAGTGCGGCCCCTCCACCGCGACGACGCGCCACAGCAGCGTCGTCAGCGGCGCGGCGGTGACGAGCAGTCGCTCCGGGGTGACGCTGCGCGCGGCCAAATCGCGCTCGGCTTGCCGTGTGGCCCATTGCTGCGCGCCCACACTCCACGCGAGGTACACGCTGGAGAGCACCAGTCCCGCGGTGTTCCAGCCCGCGCGCTGTCGGCTCAGGACCGCCGCGAGCACCCCCACCACCAGCGGCAGCGTGTACAGCGGGTCGATGATGAAGAGGCTGCCGAGTCCGTAGGCCTCGTCGGTGAAGGGCTGCCATAGCTGCGTCCCGTAAACGGTGAACGCGTCCAGCAGCGCATGGGTGATGAGCGTCAGCCACACGGCCCACCACCAGCGGCCCAGCGGTTCGCGCTGCAGGCGCGCGATGGCCCACGCGATCGGCACCGAGGCCGCGGTCTGGATGGGCAGCGCGTGCGTTTCGGCCCGGTGGCGTACCATGTCCAGCACCGCATCCCCGTGGTCAATCAGGGCATCCAGATCCGGCAGTGTGCCGACCACCGCACCCCACGCGGCGGCTTTCCACGCGGCCGTGTGCCGCCCCATCACCGCGACGGTGACGGCGGCACCAAGGGCCATTTGCGTCAGCGAATCCATGGAAACAGCGGGATGTCAATGCGCGGGATGCTAGCGCCGCGCCAATACCCGTGCGGCCCGTCGGGGTCGTGTGGCGTTCAGGCCAGCGGGATCAGGCACGCGCGTGCCGCCTCGCGAATGGCGCGCGTCAGGCGCTGCACGGTCGGGGGCTCGCGCTCCCAGTGCTGCCAGTACAGCGCCACGTCCACCACCGCGCCGGGCAACACCTCCTCCAGCGGGGCGCGCCCTTGCCGCTGCGCCAGGTGCAGCTCCGGCACCATGCCCCAGCCCAACCCCAGCTCGATGGCGCGCTCGAAGGCGTCCACCGCCGGGGTGAAGTGGCGCGGATAGCGGGCGTTGCGCAGCCCGAAATGCTGCGCCAGCCATGCGTCCTGCAGCGCGTCCTTGCGGTTGAAGATCACCGCGGGTAGCGCAAGCAGCCGGTGCGGGGTGACGCGCCCGTGCGCGGTGCGCGCGCGCGCCGCCACCGCCGGCGCGGCCACGCAACGGTAGCGCATCACGCCCAACGGATCGGCCACGCAGCCGCGCATCGGGTCGGCGCGCGTGGTCACGCAGCCGATCACGGTGCCGTTTTTCAGCAGCTCGTGCGTGTGGTCCTGGTCGTCGATGGTCAGGTCCAGCAGCAGCCGCTGGCGCGCCAGCAGCGGCGCCACCCCCGGCAAGAACCACGCCGCCGCGGAGTCGGCGTTGATCGCCACCGGCACGCTCTGCCAGCGCTGCCCCGAGCCGCCCGCGAGGCGCTCCAGCAAGTCCGCCTCCATCAGCTGCACCTGCTTGACGTGCGCGAGCAGCGCCTGCCCCGCCGGCGTGGCGCGCACGGTCTTGCCGCGCACCACGAGGCGCTGCCCCAGGTGCGCCTCCAGCGCTTTGACCCGCAGCGAGACGGCCGCCACGGTGAGTGACAGCGCCTGCGCGGCGGCGGAGAAGCTACCGTGCTCCACCACGGCGGCCAGGGCTTCGAGTTGTCGCGCATCGAGCATGCCGCGCAGCTTAACCCGTCGCGCGGCGGCTGCGCCAGTACAGGATCAAGGCCACCAACGCCGAGCCTAGCATGAGCAACACGCTCACCGCGTTGAGCACGGGTGTCGAACCCTCGCGCATGCGCCCATACATCAAAATCGTCAGGGGGGGCTCGGAGCCCACCAGCATCAGCGTGGTGTTGAAATTTTCGAACGACATCACAAACGCCATGGCGGCCGCCCCTACCATGGCAGGGCGCAAGTACGGAAAGACGATCGTCCACCAAACCTGCCAGCGCGTTGCACCCAGATCGAGTGCGGCATCCTCCCAGCCGGGGTCGATGCGGCGCAACCGCGCGGCGATTGTCAACGTCGCGATCGTTGCGATATAGCTGAATTGGCCCAGCACGACCAATGGCAACCCGGGGCGCAGCCACGACACTTCCCAGCCCAGCCAGGCCTCCAAGCCGTTGGCCACACGGCTGGCGAACGCCAAAATCGAAATGCCCAGCACCACGCCCGGGATGACCAGCGGCGCCAAGGTCAGCAACACCAGCAACGGTTTGCCGGGAAAGCATGCGCGCTCCAGCAGCCATGCGTTACAGGTGCCCACCACCACCGACAGCAGCGCCACCCACGTGGCCACCCAGGTGCTCACGGCCAATGAGCGCAGCAGCGCCGCATCGTGCAGCAACCCCACGCGCGCCTCGCTCTGGCCAACAAACCACTGCAGCGTCCACCCCATCCAAGGCGGCGAGGGATGCGCGGCGTCATGGAAAGCAAAAACCGCCACCACCCCAAGCGGCAAAAACAAAAAAGCAAAAAACACCACCGCATAAGCGGTCAAGACCCGTCGCAGCCAACGGCCTTGGGGCAGCGTCGCAATCATCTCAGCTGGCTTTCATGACGTGATCGAGGCGCTGGCCAGTGAGCCGCAGTCCCAGCCACACCAACCCGGTCGAAAGGATCAACAGCAAGAAACCAAACGCCGCGCCCTGGTGCCAGTTGAAGCGGCTGATGAACTGCGTGTACACCATCTCGGTAAACCACAGCGCGTCTTTGCCTCCCAAAAGCACCGGCGTCAAATAATTGCCGACGCACAGCATGAAGACCACGATGCAGCCGGCGGTGATCCCCGGCGCGGCATGGGGCAGCACGACGTGCCACAGCACCTCCCAGTGGCGTGCCCCCAAGTCGTAGGCGGCCTCGACCAGGCTGTCGTCGAGCGTCTCGAGGCTGTGCACGAGCGGCACGACCATGAACAGCAGCGAGCCGTACACCAGGCCTAGCAGCACCGTGGCATCGCGATACAGCAGCTCGACGGGCTCCGACGTCCACCCCCAATGCTGCAGCACATACGAAATGACGCCGCCGTGTCGCAGCAAAATCAGCCATCCCAGGGTGCGCACCAGCTCACTGACCCAAAACGGCATCAGCACCAGCAGCATCCACGCCGCTTTGCGGCGCGATGGCACGAGTTTGGCTATCACCCATGCCACAGGGAACGCCAGCAACAACGTCAAGGCGGTGGCGAGCGCCGACATCACCGCCGTCCGTACATACGTGTGCCAGTACAGCGGCTCTTCGACAAAGGTGCGGTATTGCCGCAGGCTCCACGCGTATTCACCGGGGCCAACGCGCTCTTGCAGCGACAGCCACAGCAGCTCCATGTGGGGCAGTACCAGCAGGCCCAGCAACCACACCAACACCGGGGCCAGCAGCCAGCCCAAACCCAGGGCCCGCCCGACAGCCTTGTTCATGCGTGGTCGTCCTCCTCGGTGCGGGGGAATGCCCAGGCGAGTTCCGCGCGCCACGCGACGAACAACGATTGTCCCGGGCGCACATCGGACCACTGTCCGGCCAGCGGTAGCGCCACCCGCAGTGATGCGCCGCTGGGCGTGTGCTGTACGTGCACCGTGGTGTTGCCGCCATCGAACAGCACGGCCAATACCTGCACGGGCCATGCGGGGCGGTCGGTGGGGGGCTGGCGCAGCAGCTCGATGACTTCGGGGCGCACGAACAGCCACGCCGGGGTGCCCGCGGCCATCGGCTGCATCGGCCGCGCCCACGCTTGCCAGCCGCTGGGATGATCCAACAGCACCGCGTCGCTGCGCACATCTGCAACGTGCCCGGCCAGCCGGTTGTTGTGCCCCACGAACCCCGCCACGAAGGCCGTGCGCGGCTCAAAATACAGCGCCTCGGGAGAGCCGACCTGCTCGAAGCGCCCGCGGTTCATGACCGCGACTTGATCCGACATGACCAGCGCCTCGCTTTGATCGTGGGTGATGTAGACAAACGTCGTTCCCACAGCGGCCTGGAGCTGCTTGAGCTCCAGCTTCATGTGTTCGCGCAGCTTCAAGTCCAGCGCCCCAAGCGGCTCGTCCAACAACAGCAGCGCAGGCTCCAGAACCAGTGCGCGTGCCAGTGCGACGCGCTGCTTTTGCCCGCCCGAGAGCTGCTCGATGCGCTTGTTCTCGCTGCCCGGCAGCCCCACCCGGGCCAGCATCGCGCGTGCGCGCTGCAGCGCCTGCGCGTGCGACAGGCCGCGGCGTCGCAGCCCGTACGCCACGTTCTCGCCCACGCTCATCATCGGAAAGAGCGCAAGGTGTTGAAACACCATATGCGTCGGACGACGGTTCGGCGGGATGCCGCGCATCGAGCGCCCTTGGATCCGGATGTCGCCATCGTCGGGCTCTGTGAAGCCGGCGATCATGCGCAGCAGCGTGGTCTTGCCGCAGCCCGACGGCCCCAGAATCGAAAAAAAAGACCCATGCGCGACCTGAAAACTCACGCCGTCGACAGCCGTGAACGCGCCGTAGCGCTTGGCCACGGCGCACACTTCCAGGTCAAACGCGGGTGCAGTGGACGCCCCGCTGTTCATGACACGTCAACGGGCCGCCTTGATGCGATCCAGAATGCGCCCTTCAATTTCTTCCAAGCCGGCGGGCACGGGCGGATACCACTTGATATTTTTGAGCGCCGTTTCGGGGAAGCTCTCCTGGAATTGACGTCTGAGCACCGGATCGACGTCGGCGTCGCCGCCCTTGACGGCTGTAAAATTGCCAACGGATTTGACCACCTTGGCGGCAATGTCGGGGCGCAAATTGAAATTGATCCACGCGTAGGCTGCCTCGTCATTGCGGCCTTTGGCGGGGATGGCGAAAGTGTCGACCCACCCCAGCGCACCGGATTGTGGGGCGATGAAGCGTATGTCTGGGTTGGTGCGATTGAGCGACCAGCCGCCGGTGTCCCACATCATCGCCGCCGTCAGCTCGCCGGAGCGTATGCCCGCAAGCAGCTGATCCTTGTTGTCAAAAAAATATTTGACGTTTTTCTTGCACGCCATCAAGGTTTGCCCCACCTCTTCCATCAGCGCTGTGTAGGCCTTGGAGTCGTTGTAGAGGGCAAACGGGTCTTTGCCCGACGCAAAAGCAAACGCGATCAGTGTCGGTCGCTTCAGTCGCATCGACACCTTGCCCGCGTACTCCGGGCGGCACAGGTCGGGGTAGTCGCGCACGTTGGGTGCTGACTTGGTGTTGACCACCAGTCCGTCGGTACCCCAGATGTGCGGCACCGCATAGACCTTGCCGGCCACGGTGGTGTTCTTCTTCGTGGCCTCGAGCATCGAAGGAATGAAGCGGTCGGTGTGGATCTTGGACAAATCCAGCGGCTTGTAAATGCCGAACTCCATTTGCGGACCAACGATACGGTCCTGGCTCGGCTGCACGAGATCGAAGCCCGCCCCACCCGTGGCACGAAGCTTCGCGATCATTTCTTCGTTGTTGGACAAAGTGACTTCCACCTTGATGCCGGTCTCGCGGGTGAATTGCTCGATGACTTCTTTGGGCGCGTAATCGGCCCACGTCAGCAAGCGCAACACTTTGTCGTTGGCCAAGCCCTGGACGGGCAACAGACTGGCGGCCGCGGTCAGTGAGGCCAGCCAGCGCAGCGTTTGGCGTTTCGCGTTCATGAGAAAAACCTCCTGCGGGTAAGAAACGAAAAGGAGCCGCGCGTAGAAAATCATCGCACGGAACCGAACCACTGTAA
This region of Tepidimonas taiwanensis genomic DNA includes:
- a CDS encoding ABC transporter permease codes for the protein MNKAVGRALGLGWLLAPVLVWLLGLLVLPHMELLWLSLQERVGPGEYAWSLRQYRTFVEEPLYWHTYVRTAVMSALATALTLLLAFPVAWVIAKLVPSRRKAAWMLLVLMPFWVSELVRTLGWLILLRHGGVISYVLQHWGWTSEPVELLYRDATVLLGLVYGSLLFMVVPLVHSLETLDDSLVEAAYDLGARHWEVLWHVVLPHAAPGITAGCIVVFMLCVGNYLTPVLLGGKDALWFTEMVYTQFISRFNWHQGAAFGFLLLILSTGLVWLGLRLTGQRLDHVMKAS
- a CDS encoding ABC transporter permease, with the translated sequence MIATLPQGRWLRRVLTAYAVVFFAFLFLPLGVVAVFAFHDAAHPSPPWMGWTLQWFVGQSEARVGLLHDAALLRSLAVSTWVATWVALLSVVVGTCNAWLLERACFPGKPLLVLLTLAPLVIPGVVLGISILAFASRVANGLEAWLGWEVSWLRPGLPLVVLGQFSYIATIATLTIAARLRRIDPGWEDAALDLGATRWQVWWTIVFPYLRPAMVGAAAMAFVMSFENFNTTLMLVGSEPPLTILMYGRMREGSTPVLNAVSVLLMLGSALVALILYWRSRRATG
- a CDS encoding ABC transporter ATP-binding protein, whose protein sequence is MAKRYGAFTAVDGVSFQVAHGSFFSILGPSGCGKTTLLRMIAGFTEPDDGDIRIQGRSMRGIPPNRRPTHMVFQHLALFPMMSVGENVAYGLRRRGLSHAQALQRARAMLARVGLPGSENKRIEQLSGGQKQRVALARALVLEPALLLLDEPLGALDLKLREHMKLELKQLQAAVGTTFVYITHDQSEALVMSDQVAVMNRGRFEQVGSPEALYFEPRTAFVAGFVGHNNRLAGHVADVRSDAVLLDHPSGWQAWARPMQPMAAGTPAWLFVRPEVIELLRQPPTDRPAWPVQVLAVLFDGGNTTVHVQHTPSGASLRVALPLAGQWSDVRPGQSLFVAWRAELAWAFPRTEEDDHA
- a CDS encoding extracellular solute-binding protein — protein: MNAKRQTLRWLASLTAAASLLPVQGLANDKVLRLLTWADYAPKEVIEQFTRETGIKVEVTLSNNEEMIAKLRATGGAGFDLVQPSQDRIVGPQMEFGIYKPLDLSKIHTDRFIPSMLEATKKNTTVAGKVYAVPHIWGTDGLVVNTKSAPNVRDYPDLCRPEYAGKVSMRLKRPTLIAFAFASGKDPFALYNDSKAYTALMEEVGQTLMACKKNVKYFFDNKDQLLAGIRSGELTAAMMWDTGGWSLNRTNPDIRFIAPQSGALGWVDTFAIPAKGRNDEAAYAWINFNLRPDIAAKVVKSVGNFTAVKGGDADVDPVLRRQFQESFPETALKNIKWYPPVPAGLEEIEGRILDRIKAAR